A region of Equus przewalskii isolate Varuska chromosome 29, EquPr2, whole genome shotgun sequence DNA encodes the following proteins:
- the LOC139080288 gene encoding uncharacterized protein isoform X2 gives MMRAWGSNLQVTPSAQLPESRTIFEIWNLLYLKSIIATWLSSSSASWVIGTILRIVYGLGLFLLFFPCPKRNLPLQLTYKRRNARKRNSDRRCMLVPHGDLLMILKEGRQQMSIVCSIIHFKTSSGAKREEQQEQEEKGSFESLQSWPEGPGRSGGPDVPFAKLPGEAVL, from the exons ATGATGAGGGCGTGGGGTTCTAATCTCCAAGTCACTCCCAGTGCTCAGTTGCCTGAGAGCAGAACTATATTTGAGATATGGAATCTCCTATATCTAAAAAGCATTATTGCTACCTGGTTGAGCTCCAGTTCCGCTTCCTGGGTGATTGGTACCATCCTCCGCATCGTGTATGGACTGGGGCTCTTCCTCCTGTTCTTTCCCTGCCCCAAAAGGAATTTGCCCTTACAACTAACTTACAAAAGGAGAAACGCCAGGAAG AGGAACAGTGACAGAAGATGCATGCTGGTCCCACATGGGGACCTTCTTATGATCCTCaaagaaggaagacagcaaaTGTCCATTGTGTGTTCAATTATCCACTTCAAAA caTCAAGTGGAGCCaagagggaggagcagcaggagcaggaagaaaaggggagctTTGAAAG CTTACAGAGCTGGCCGGAAGGACCTGGCAGAAGTGGGGGGCCTGATGTCCCTTTTGCAAAG CTCCCCGGGGAGGCTGTCTTGTAA
- the LOC139080288 gene encoding spermatogenesis-associated protein 31E1-like isoform X1, with protein sequence MMRAWGSNLQVTPSAQLPESRTIFEIWNLLYLKSIIATWLSSSSASWVIGTILRIVYGLGLFLLFFPCPKRNLPLQLTYKRRNARKHQVEPRGRSSRSRKKRGALKAYRAGRKDLAEVGGLMSLLQSSPGRLSCKGCFHRLSSQDSPGEACKTSSARVRLPCGKPVEGAPLTTTPALSLALLTQHTLPLASTLPAEPPSALTRTPLGPVATNSAPVHSCWPFPNSGHGRMSCRIEFLSRWNIIKVLFFPRSSHFKSQQGHLSCHRPVASFWGGPTNREGETDSPSVANPDVWKLLETEITERIQTEVWEKEEQDDPGTPQMLEAHGIMSGLNFRWGLPLLSLGPADLKACEAQPSVLPWPPLPPAATCDSGAPSKADFAHFIGKPLETPPGDKVLTLTTKASVPSLAPPLPAPSPVCEENQKALGGTLPGDGSGPSEASLFGQKGRPPSPTFPFSLSERKGKSGTFVGAEQGHLELSSGSPVARNEPQEERRGGASPEPCRGVATLEGESGSQSWSQVGVIGDTLGTKPLKPLPEKEEVFHESPFRKMLRCLLPCLRPNKEEAPEDPLAKASRRQPPPRARQGSHTARRRMAGLFRRHRQ encoded by the exons ATGATGAGGGCGTGGGGTTCTAATCTCCAAGTCACTCCCAGTGCTCAGTTGCCTGAGAGCAGAACTATATTTGAGATATGGAATCTCCTATATCTAAAAAGCATTATTGCTACCTGGTTGAGCTCCAGTTCCGCTTCCTGGGTGATTGGTACCATCCTCCGCATCGTGTATGGACTGGGGCTCTTCCTCCTGTTCTTTCCCTGCCCCAAAAGGAATTTGCCCTTACAACTAACTTACAAAAGGAGAAACGCCAGGAAG caTCAAGTGGAGCCaagagggaggagcagcaggagcaggaagaaaaggggagctTTGAAAG CTTACAGAGCTGGCCGGAAGGACCTGGCAGAAGTGGGGGGCCTGATGTCCCTTTTGCAAAG CTCCCCGGGGAGGCTGTCTTGTAAGGGATGCTTCCATCGCTTGTCATCTCAAGACTCCCCTGGGGAGGCGTGCAAGACATCGTCTGCTAGAGTCCGCCTTCCATGCGGGAAGCCTGTGGAAGGTGCTCCTCTCACCACGACTCCAGCACTTTCCCTGGCTCTTCTGACCCAGCACACTCTACCTTTGGCCTCCACTCTGCCAGCAGAACCTCCATCGGCCTTGACCAGAACTCCCCTAGGCCCTGTTGCCACGAACTCAGCACCAGTTCACTCCTGTTGGCCGTTTCCCAACTCAGGCCACGGCCGCATGAGCTGTCGCATTGAGTTCCTCTCCCGGTGGAACATAATCAAGGTCTTGTTCTTCCCCAGGTCATCACACTTCAAGTCCCAGCAAGGGCACCTGTCCTGCCACCGACCAGTGGCCTCATTCTGGGGAGGCCCCACAAATAGGGAGGGAGAGACTGATAGCCCCTCAGTTGCCAACCCTGATGTCTGGAAGCTGCTCGAGACAGAAATCACGGAAAGAATACAAACGGAGGtctgggaaaaagaagaacaagatgaTCCAGGCACTCCTCAGATGCTTGAAGCACACGGTATCATGTCTGGGCTGAATTTCCGCTGGGGCCTACCCCTCCTGTCCTTGGGGCCTGCAGATCTGAAAGCATGTGAGGCTCAACCCTCGGTCCTTCCATGGCCCCCTTTGCCCCCCGCAGCCACCTGTGATTCTGGGGCCCCCTCGAAAGCTGATTTTGCACACTTCATTGGAAAACCTCTTGAGACTCCTCCGGGTGACAAAGTCTTAACTTTGACAACAAAAGCATCAgttcccagcctggcccctcccctccctgctccctcacctgtgtgtgaggaaaatcagAAGGCCCTGGGAGGGACCCTACCTGGCGATGGCAGTGGGCCCTCAGAAGCCTCTCTCTTTGGACAGAAGGGCCGGCCGCCTTCTCCAACCTTCCCATTCAGCCtctcagagagaaaagggaagagtggGACCTTCGTGGGGGCTGAGCAAGGCCATCTAGAGCTGAGTTCAGGGTCCCCAGTGGCCAGGAATGAGcctcaggaggagaggaggggtggaGCCTCACCAGAGCCCTGCCGTGGGGTGGCAACACTGGAGGGGGAGTCAGGGTCCCAGTCTTGGAGCCAGGTCGGGGTAATAGGAGACACCCTCGGGACCAAACCCCTCAAGCCCCTGCCTGAAAAGGAAGAGGTTTTTCACGAAAGCCCTTTCAGAAAAATGTTGAGatgcctcctgccctgcctgaggCCCAACAAGGAGGAAGCACCAGAGGATCCCCTTGCAAAGGCAAGCCGGCGTCAGCCACCACCCAGAGCCAGGCAAGGGTCACACACAGCTCGGCGTCGGATGGCAGGGCTGTTCAGGCGCCATCGACAGTGA